The following are from one region of the Escherichia sp. E4742 genome:
- a CDS encoding MBL fold metallo-hydrolase — translation MAKITVFETGWCTHIGCIALKGAGLKVCKFPARAWLLEVGEKRWLWDTGYSSWFEHYTQSGVFRLYRQVTPVYYDPQQALVRQLSAHGLAAKDVDAIILSHFHADHIAGLRDFPDVACICSGEGWRQVRTLRGIAALRQAFVPGLIPENFESSLRFIESFSSVNLPPELAPFECGYLLPESNGEIILVPLPGHAAGHIGAFVLTDNGWTLLAADAAWAPANYCELRGPSPLAHLVMSDSHAYYRTLGQLHQLWQNGAVDIRLCHEGDL, via the coding sequence ATGGCAAAAATAACCGTATTTGAAACGGGCTGGTGTACCCATATTGGCTGTATTGCGCTGAAAGGGGCTGGGCTGAAAGTGTGTAAGTTCCCCGCCCGCGCCTGGCTGCTGGAAGTGGGCGAGAAACGCTGGCTGTGGGACACCGGCTATTCATCGTGGTTCGAACACTACACGCAATCCGGCGTATTTCGTCTTTATCGCCAGGTCACGCCGGTGTATTACGATCCACAACAGGCGCTGGTGCGGCAACTTTCCGCACACGGACTGGCGGCTAAAGATGTTGATGCGATTATTCTGTCGCATTTTCATGCCGATCATATTGCTGGTCTGCGCGATTTCCCTGATGTCGCTTGCATCTGTTCTGGTGAAGGCTGGCGGCAGGTAAGAACGCTGCGTGGCATAGCCGCACTGCGTCAGGCCTTTGTGCCCGGATTGATCCCGGAAAATTTTGAGTCTTCACTGCGCTTTATTGAAAGTTTTTCATCGGTGAATTTACCCCCAGAACTGGCGCCGTTTGAGTGCGGCTATTTGCTGCCAGAAAGCAATGGCGAAATTATCCTCGTGCCGCTTCCTGGTCATGCTGCCGGACATATTGGTGCGTTTGTGTTAACCGACAATGGCTGGACTTTACTGGCTGCCGATGCCGCTTGGGCACCCGCAAACTACTGCGAACTGCGAGGGCCTTCACCACTGGCGCATCTGGTTATGTCGGACAGCCACGCTTACTACCGCACGCTTGGGCAATTACATCAGCTTTGGCAAAATGGCGCAGTGGACATTCGTTTGTGCCACGAGGGGGATTTATGA
- a CDS encoding sterol desaturase family protein, with amino-acid sequence MSDLLFPIILMMLLVLVEAGVLQISRRQKVDWLDVIFNINSGHMMLWLFRCLEVLCYSLVVNHLSIGLFDNAPVVLLWLFTLLVWDLGFYWLHRWHHEIRPLWAVHVVHHQGEHYNLSLGVRNSWYSSLTSIPFFLLLAMLGVPLQVFLAVSIIHYSWQFFNHSALTPKLGWLEKVLITPSHHRVHHLNEKQYADTNYGGTFLLWDKLFGSYSAGPDHAVGYGVKNSRLSCNPMRESNLPFLRLMGFRSFGKAIERRYQSSAWAVGAGVILLFMLVLGYIQQYGYGIEFITSEQVVLFVLLVAGSVALGGMSDGQRWGMILWCSVTVSLLYFILYMCSWSTLLWKGLAGILLAHCALFVIGVGRKSLRKHYEPV; translated from the coding sequence ATGAGTGATTTACTGTTTCCCATCATATTGATGATGCTGTTGGTGTTAGTCGAAGCGGGCGTGTTGCAGATTTCCAGGCGGCAAAAAGTGGACTGGCTGGACGTGATTTTTAATATTAACTCCGGTCATATGATGCTGTGGTTATTTCGCTGCCTGGAAGTGCTCTGCTATAGCCTGGTGGTCAATCACTTAAGCATTGGCCTGTTTGATAATGCACCGGTTGTCCTGTTATGGCTATTTACTTTGCTGGTGTGGGATTTGGGCTTTTACTGGCTACATCGATGGCATCACGAAATTCGCCCGCTGTGGGCGGTACATGTGGTGCATCATCAGGGGGAACACTACAACCTGTCATTAGGCGTGCGGAACTCGTGGTACTCCTCGTTAACGTCAATCCCGTTTTTTCTGCTGTTGGCGATGCTGGGTGTGCCGTTGCAGGTCTTTTTGGCGGTTTCTATTATTCACTACAGTTGGCAGTTTTTTAACCACAGTGCGCTAACGCCGAAACTGGGCTGGCTGGAAAAAGTGCTTATCACGCCCTCGCACCATCGTGTCCATCATCTTAATGAAAAGCAATATGCCGATACTAATTACGGTGGCACCTTTCTGTTGTGGGATAAACTTTTCGGTTCGTATAGTGCAGGGCCGGACCATGCCGTAGGCTATGGCGTGAAAAATAGTCGCTTGTCCTGTAACCCGATGCGTGAAAGTAATCTGCCGTTTTTACGCTTAATGGGCTTTCGCTCATTCGGCAAAGCGATTGAGCGTCGCTACCAAAGTTCCGCGTGGGCAGTGGGGGCAGGGGTGATTCTGCTGTTTATGCTTGTGCTTGGCTACATCCAGCAATACGGCTATGGCATTGAGTTTATTACCAGTGAGCAGGTTGTATTATTTGTGTTGCTGGTGGCTGGTTCAGTAGCCTTAGGGGGGATGAGTGATGGACAGCGTTGGGGAATGATTCTTTGGTGTTCTGTGACGGTGTCACTACTCTATTTTATTCTTTATATGTGTTCATGGAGCACTTTGCTCTGGAAGGGATTAGCGGGCATTTTGCTGGCTCATTGTGCGTTATTCGTAATCGGGGTGGGACGTAAATCGCTCAGGAAACACTATGAACCTGTTTAA
- a CDS encoding fatty acid desaturase family protein — translation MNLFKPDRLITFPADDPHLVKELQNGTKSYLAKAGDHRYADGWAFTKMAALIIACLSCYSLALSQSQWGLYLLWYLAMMFCAMLLAVNVVHDASHDAFLRGKKANTWLNRWVAIPMGLDPDCWRVRHVRFHHGFTNIEFYDPDTAENGILRQTPWQRWRPFMCQQHCYWPLVAALTFPWYIWVVDWLDRAGFTPVTRHLALRGFAGWGYFLAGKLAHCALCLILPWLLSDFSFMTILLTYLLSQLLASLIFVMLIIGTHWAKGHTQLPPEEGKMAVGRLAHTFATTFDWTPQPAWLGYWLGGINLHLTHHLFPHWHHRHYPALSRIIAQIASQQGLDYQLLTLADLLRLQQQFLRRMGEKQID, via the coding sequence ATGAACCTGTTTAAGCCAGACAGGTTAATCACTTTTCCTGCCGATGATCCGCATCTGGTGAAAGAGTTGCAGAATGGTACGAAATCGTACCTCGCAAAAGCAGGCGATCATCGTTATGCCGACGGCTGGGCATTCACCAAAATGGCGGCACTGATTATTGCCTGTTTATCCTGCTATTCACTGGCGTTGTCTCAAAGTCAGTGGGGACTGTATCTGTTGTGGTATCTGGCGATGATGTTTTGCGCCATGCTATTAGCCGTCAATGTAGTGCATGACGCGTCGCACGATGCGTTTTTACGTGGTAAAAAGGCCAATACCTGGCTTAACCGGTGGGTTGCAATTCCTATGGGGCTTGATCCGGACTGCTGGCGAGTACGCCACGTACGCTTTCATCACGGCTTTACCAATATTGAATTTTACGATCCTGACACCGCAGAAAATGGCATTCTTCGCCAGACACCGTGGCAACGCTGGCGACCTTTTATGTGCCAGCAACATTGCTACTGGCCACTGGTCGCGGCGCTCACCTTTCCCTGGTATATCTGGGTAGTGGACTGGCTCGATCGCGCAGGGTTTACGCCGGTAACACGGCATCTGGCCCTGCGGGGTTTTGCTGGCTGGGGGTATTTCTTAGCCGGGAAACTGGCGCATTGTGCGCTGTGTCTGATACTTCCCTGGCTTTTGTCTGATTTTAGTTTCATGACCATCCTGCTGACTTATCTGCTTAGCCAGCTGCTGGCGTCATTGATTTTTGTGATGTTGATTATCGGAACGCACTGGGCGAAGGGGCATACGCAGTTACCGCCAGAAGAGGGAAAAATGGCCGTGGGCCGGCTGGCGCATACCTTCGCCACTACCTTTGACTGGACGCCGCAACCTGCATGGCTTGGCTACTGGCTGGGCGGAATTAATTTGCATCTTACCCATCATCTTTTTCCTCACTGGCATCACCGCCATTATCCAGCGTTAAGCCGCATTATCGCGCAAATTGCCAGCCAGCAAGGTCTGGATTATCAGTTATTGACGTTAGCGGATTTGCTGAGGCTACAGCAGCAGTTTTTACGGCGAATGGGGGAGAAGCAGATAGATTGA
- a CDS encoding phosphatase PAP2 family protein — MSNLLLRLKQILLGWGTVGVIYNFSDYLQGEGYQLTPSVIDNLIAFSPSAVWLYLSFFLLVPLGYLSTPLCHLRWLARSMQLSALVAGLFYLLWPTTMQYPSFGQSGISAGALNGLIAIDSSQNCFPSLHAALTLLAVWAIAKKGNRWLTLLSVVWAIAIAFSILQLRRHLFIDLVGGALLATICGWICATCEKRKTHYE, encoded by the coding sequence ATGAGTAATCTACTGCTACGCCTGAAACAGATACTGCTTGGCTGGGGAACCGTTGGGGTTATCTACAACTTTAGCGACTACCTGCAAGGTGAGGGATATCAATTAACACCGTCAGTAATTGATAATTTAATTGCGTTTTCTCCTTCTGCAGTGTGGCTGTACCTCTCGTTTTTTCTCCTTGTACCGTTAGGCTATTTATCAACGCCGCTTTGCCATCTACGCTGGCTGGCACGGTCAATGCAACTTTCGGCACTGGTAGCTGGCCTGTTTTATCTTCTCTGGCCCACAACAATGCAATATCCCTCGTTTGGTCAGTCGGGGATATCTGCGGGTGCGCTCAACGGGTTGATCGCCATTGACTCAAGCCAGAACTGTTTTCCCTCTTTACACGCGGCGCTCACGCTGTTGGCGGTATGGGCGATTGCCAAAAAGGGGAACCGTTGGCTGACATTATTGAGCGTGGTCTGGGCGATAGCGATCGCCTTTTCGATTTTGCAATTACGCAGACATTTATTTATCGATTTAGTAGGCGGCGCGTTGCTGGCGACGATTTGCGGTTGGATATGCGCAACATGCGAGAAAAGGAAGACACATTATGAGTGA
- a CDS encoding F390 synthetase-related protein, translated as MIPLTLLWRYFRTRRLRFTDRQALENWQAKRLHLFRQNVLSKSPWFQRYLALPFNQWPLMDKALMMTHFDEMNTAGLKRDELLACAMRSEQSRDFKPSVGKFSVGLSSGTSGRRGLFVVSPHEQQIWAAGVLAKVLPDGLFARERVALFLRADNNLYQSVNNRWLSLDFYDLLAPFQTQLKLLQRRAPTIIVAPAQVLRALALAVIAGELTLKVKKVISVAEVLESQDRELLRSVFNNVGEIYQATEGFLASTCRCGTLHLNEEFVHIEPHWLDERRFVPIVTDFTRTTQPVVRYRLDDVLVASEQPCPCGSATMAIARIEGRQDDQLQLPTRSGDIQTVFADACSRVLAITLPLTADYRLLQTGAAQLTLIADCEPRMLEHCREALNSLFLRQNIAVENLIWFLESQPVPVAFTAKRRRIVRQWGRE; from the coding sequence ATGATCCCGTTGACCTTGCTCTGGCGCTACTTTCGTACCCGCAGGCTGCGTTTCACCGATCGCCAGGCGCTGGAAAACTGGCAGGCAAAAAGGCTGCATCTGTTCCGGCAAAACGTCTTATCTAAAAGCCCGTGGTTTCAGCGTTATCTGGCATTACCGTTTAACCAGTGGCCATTGATGGACAAAGCGTTAATGATGACGCACTTCGATGAGATGAATACCGCAGGTTTAAAGCGCGATGAGCTTCTCGCCTGTGCGATGCGCAGTGAGCAGAGCCGTGATTTCAAACCCAGCGTTGGCAAGTTCAGCGTCGGGCTTTCATCTGGCACATCGGGGCGTCGTGGGCTTTTCGTGGTTAGCCCACACGAGCAACAGATTTGGGCTGCCGGTGTGCTGGCAAAAGTGTTGCCCGACGGTTTATTTGCCAGAGAGCGGGTGGCGTTGTTTCTGCGCGCGGACAACAACCTCTATCAAAGCGTGAATAACCGCTGGTTAAGTCTCGACTTTTACGATCTGCTGGCGCCATTTCAGACGCAACTCAAACTTTTGCAACGGCGAGCGCCCACAATTATTGTCGCGCCTGCCCAGGTATTACGCGCACTGGCGCTGGCGGTGATTGCCGGGGAGTTAACGCTAAAGGTCAAAAAAGTGATTTCGGTGGCGGAAGTTCTGGAGTCGCAGGATCGGGAATTACTGCGAAGCGTGTTCAACAATGTGGGCGAGATTTATCAGGCGACAGAAGGCTTTCTCGCCTCTACCTGCCGGTGTGGCACGTTACATCTCAATGAAGAATTTGTTCACATTGAACCGCACTGGCTGGATGAACGCCGTTTCGTGCCGATCGTCACAGACTTTACCCGCACCACGCAGCCGGTGGTGCGTTATCGACTTGATGATGTGCTGGTGGCAAGCGAACAGCCATGCCCTTGTGGCAGTGCGACAATGGCGATTGCGCGTATCGAAGGGCGGCAGGATGACCAACTGCAGCTGCCGACAAGATCTGGCGATATTCAGACCGTTTTTGCCGATGCCTGTAGCCGTGTGCTGGCGATTACGCTGCCGTTAACCGCTGATTATCGCCTGCTACAAACCGGGGCAGCACAGCTAACGCTAATAGCAGATTGCGAACCGAGGATGCTGGAGCATTGCCGGGAGGCATTGAATTCGTTGTTTTTGCGCCAGAATATCGCAGTGGAGAACTTGATATGGTTCCTTGAGTCGCAACCAGTGCCAGTTGCTTTTACAGCCAAGCGGCGGCGAATTGTGCGTCAGTGGGGGCGAGAATGA
- the narH gene encoding nitrate reductase subunit beta has translation MKIRSQVGMVLNLDKCIGCHTCSVTCKNVWTSREGVEYAWFNNVETKPGQGFPTDWENQEKYKGGWIRKINGKLQPRMGNRAMLLGKIFANPHLPGIDDYYEPFDFDYQNLHTAPEGSKSQPIARPRSLITGERMAKIEKGPNWEDDLGGEFDKLAKDKNFDNIQKAMYSQFENTFMMYLPRLCEHCLNPACVATCPSGAIYKREEDGIVLIDQDKCRGWRMCITGCPYKKIYFNWKSGKSEKCIFCYPRIEAGQPTVCSETCVGRIRYLGVLLYDADAIERAASTENEKDLYQRQLDVFLDPNDPKVIEQAIKDGIPLSVIEAAQQSPVYKMAMEWKLALPLHPEYRTLPMVWYVPPLSPIQSAADAGELGSNGILPDVESLRIPVQYLANLLTAGDTQPVLRALKRMLAMRHYKRAETVDGKVDTRALEEVGLTEAQAQEMYRYLAIANYEDRFVVPSSHRELAREAFPEKNGCGFTFGDGCHGSDTKFNLFNSRRIDAIDVTSKTEPHP, from the coding sequence ATGAAAATTCGTTCACAAGTCGGCATGGTGCTGAATCTCGATAAGTGCATCGGCTGCCACACCTGTTCAGTTACCTGTAAAAACGTCTGGACCAGCCGCGAAGGCGTGGAATACGCGTGGTTCAACAACGTTGAAACCAAGCCGGGTCAGGGCTTCCCGACCGACTGGGAAAACCAGGAAAAATATAAAGGTGGCTGGATCCGTAAAATCAACGGCAAACTGCAACCGCGCATGGGTAACCGCGCCATGCTGCTGGGTAAAATCTTCGCTAACCCGCATCTGCCGGGTATCGACGATTATTACGAGCCGTTCGATTTTGATTATCAGAACCTGCATACCGCGCCGGAAGGCAGCAAATCACAGCCGATTGCCCGTCCGCGTTCGCTGATTACCGGCGAACGGATGGCGAAAATCGAAAAAGGACCGAACTGGGAAGATGACCTGGGCGGTGAGTTTGACAAGCTGGCGAAAGACAAGAACTTCGACAACATCCAGAAGGCGATGTATAGCCAGTTCGAAAACACCTTCATGATGTATTTGCCGCGCCTGTGCGAACACTGCCTGAACCCGGCATGTGTGGCGACCTGCCCGAGCGGTGCGATTTACAAGCGTGAAGAAGATGGCATCGTCCTGATCGATCAGGACAAATGCCGTGGCTGGCGTATGTGCATCACCGGATGCCCGTACAAAAAAATCTACTTCAACTGGAAGAGCGGTAAGTCTGAGAAGTGCATTTTCTGCTATCCGCGTATTGAAGCCGGTCAGCCGACGGTGTGTTCAGAAACCTGTGTTGGTCGTATCCGTTATCTCGGCGTGCTGCTGTACGATGCGGACGCCATTGAACGTGCGGCCAGCACCGAGAACGAAAAAGATCTCTACCAGCGTCAGCTGGACGTGTTCCTCGATCCGAACGATCCGAAGGTCATCGAGCAGGCGATTAAAGATGGTATCCCGCTGAGCGTTATTGAAGCCGCACAGCAGTCGCCGGTTTATAAAATGGCGATGGAATGGAAACTGGCGCTGCCGCTGCATCCGGAATATCGCACACTGCCGATGGTCTGGTACGTGCCGCCTCTGTCTCCGATTCAGTCCGCAGCAGACGCTGGCGAGTTGGGCAGCAACGGCATTTTGCCAGACGTCGAAAGCCTGCGTATTCCGGTACAGTATCTGGCGAACCTGCTGACCGCAGGCGACACCCAACCGGTACTGCGTGCGCTGAAACGCATGCTGGCGATGCGTCATTACAAACGTGCTGAAACCGTTGACGGTAAAGTTGATACCCGTGCGCTGGAAGAGGTTGGCCTGACCGAAGCCCAGGCACAGGAAATGTATCGTTATCTGGCGATTGCTAACTACGAAGATCGCTTTGTGGTACCAAGCAGCCATCGTGAACTGGCGCGGGAAGCATTCCCGGAGAAAAATGGCTGCGGCTTTACCTTTGGTGACGGCTGCCACGGTTCAGATACCAAATTCAATCTGTTCAATAGCCGTCGTATCGATGCCATCGATGTGACCAGCAAAACGGAGCCGCATCCATGA
- a CDS encoding 3-oxoacyl-[acyl-carrier-protein] synthase III C-terminal domain-containing protein, producing MDQPDQSTISAALKIIATGIALPPDKITSQQLDVQLNKPAGYVELRSGICWRYFASNDASQAELAAEALHNALASAALKPSDIDLLICASAIAVQALPCSAIHILKAAAMPAGIAGFDINSSCVSFISALEVAAGLLNCGAYRRIAIVSADIASRGIDWNHEESSLIFGDGAACAIVERGDGSSGIVASLIEMYPEGSELCEIRAGGTRCNPRSGVSDSDFLFHMQGKPLFRFASSLIENYFSRLLQKSGLKLTDIGTVIPHQASHLSLEHMRKRLRVPESALIDVYRFYGNQVAASIPTALHEAMISGRFTANKPAMLIGTAAGLTLAGMVLLP from the coding sequence GTGGATCAACCTGATCAATCGACGATCTCTGCGGCATTAAAAATAATCGCCACGGGGATCGCCTTACCACCTGATAAAATTACCTCTCAACAACTGGATGTTCAGTTAAATAAACCTGCGGGCTACGTTGAGCTACGTTCCGGCATTTGCTGGCGCTATTTTGCCAGCAACGATGCCAGCCAGGCCGAACTGGCGGCAGAAGCTTTGCATAATGCGTTAGCATCGGCTGCCTTAAAACCTTCTGATATTGATCTGTTAATTTGTGCGTCAGCCATTGCCGTACAGGCATTACCCTGTAGCGCAATTCATATTCTTAAAGCCGCTGCTATGCCCGCAGGCATTGCCGGATTTGATATCAATAGCAGCTGTGTCAGCTTTATCTCCGCTCTGGAAGTTGCTGCAGGATTACTTAACTGTGGAGCATACCGGCGCATTGCCATCGTCTCGGCAGATATCGCTTCACGCGGTATCGACTGGAATCATGAAGAGTCTTCATTAATTTTTGGTGATGGCGCGGCATGCGCGATTGTCGAGCGGGGCGATGGTAGCAGCGGGATTGTTGCCAGCCTGATCGAAATGTATCCCGAAGGCAGCGAACTGTGTGAAATTCGTGCTGGCGGCACGCGGTGTAATCCTCGTTCAGGCGTCAGTGATAGCGACTTTCTTTTTCATATGCAGGGGAAACCGCTGTTTCGTTTTGCCTCTTCGCTTATTGAAAATTATTTTTCACGCTTACTGCAAAAAAGCGGCCTGAAACTGACTGATATTGGTACTGTTATTCCGCATCAGGCCAGTCATCTTTCCCTTGAACATATGCGTAAACGACTGCGAGTACCGGAATCTGCGCTTATTGATGTCTACCGTTTCTACGGCAATCAGGTCGCGGCCTCTATCCCCACGGCGCTGCATGAAGCGATGATTAGCGGTCGTTTTACTGCGAATAAACCTGCGATGTTGATTGGCACGGCGGCGGGATTAACGCTGGCAGGCATGGTGCTTTTACCGTGA
- a CDS encoding NAD-dependent epimerase/dehydratase family protein yields the protein MKILVTGATSGLGRNAVQYLLQSGVSVVATGRNREVGKSLTSEGAQFVALDLTEANEDDCARLMAGCDAVWHCAAKSSPWGDKTAFWLANVKATHTLAHAAGRLNIPRFIHISTPAVYFDFQHHYDLQETYLARSLSSHYASSKYAAEQAIAGAVSRYPATRFILLRPRGLFGPHDQVIVPRLMKQLQQGGGCLRLPRGGEALLDLTFVQNVVYAMQLATQVEGLRSGGIYNISNHQPQKLSVMLDALLRQQLGLNYRIATVPWPLLSLVARGLELYGKCVNQEPVITRYSAGTLCFDMTLSAQKAITELGYHPRFSMEQGIVITGQWLREHGKNNRI from the coding sequence GTGAAGATCCTCGTGACGGGGGCGACTAGCGGTCTGGGGCGAAATGCTGTGCAATATTTATTGCAATCAGGTGTGTCGGTTGTGGCAACAGGGCGAAATCGTGAGGTCGGTAAAAGTCTGACAAGCGAAGGCGCGCAGTTTGTGGCTCTCGATTTAACCGAGGCAAACGAGGATGACTGCGCCCGGTTGATGGCGGGCTGCGATGCCGTCTGGCACTGTGCGGCAAAGTCTTCGCCATGGGGCGACAAAACGGCATTCTGGCTTGCTAATGTTAAAGCGACCCACACCCTGGCACATGCGGCAGGCAGGCTGAATATTCCCCGGTTCATCCATATCTCCACGCCTGCGGTTTACTTTGATTTTCAACATCACTATGACCTGCAAGAAACTTATCTTGCGCGATCATTATCCAGTCATTACGCCAGCAGTAAATATGCCGCTGAGCAAGCTATTGCTGGCGCTGTTTCTCGATATCCTGCCACGAGGTTTATTCTTTTGCGTCCCCGTGGTTTGTTTGGTCCTCATGACCAGGTGATTGTTCCTCGTCTGATGAAGCAACTGCAACAGGGCGGCGGTTGCTTACGTTTGCCGCGCGGGGGGGAAGCATTATTGGATCTCACTTTCGTGCAAAACGTGGTGTATGCCATGCAGCTGGCAACGCAAGTTGAAGGATTACGCTCTGGCGGTATTTACAACATCAGCAATCATCAGCCGCAGAAATTATCTGTAATGCTTGACGCCTTGCTGCGCCAGCAACTGGGCTTGAATTACCGCATTGCTACCGTTCCCTGGCCTTTGCTTTCTCTGGTCGCGCGCGGCCTGGAGCTGTACGGGAAATGCGTTAATCAGGAACCTGTTATCACACGTTACAGCGCCGGAACACTCTGTTTTGATATGACGCTGAGTGCGCAAAAGGCCATTACAGAGCTGGGATATCACCCGCGCTTTTCGATGGAACAAGGTATTGTAATCACGGGACAATGGCTGAGGGAACATGGCAAAAATAACCGTATTTGA
- the narI gene encoding respiratory nitrate reductase subunit gamma — protein MQFLNMFFFDIYPYIAGAVFLIGSWLRYDYGQYTWRAASSQMLDRKGMNLASNLFHIGILGIFVGHFFGMLTPHWMYEAWLPIEVKQKMAMFAGGASGVLCLIGGVLLLKRRLFSPRVRATTTGADILILSLLVIQCALGLLTIPFSAQHMDGSEMMKLVGWAQSVVTFHGGASQHLDGVAFIFRLHLVLGMTLFLLFPFSRLVHIWSVPVEYLTRKYQLVRARH, from the coding sequence ATGCAATTCCTTAATATGTTCTTCTTTGATATCTACCCGTACATTGCCGGGGCGGTCTTCCTGATTGGTAGTTGGCTGCGCTATGACTACGGGCAGTACACCTGGCGCGCGGCATCCAGCCAGATGCTGGACCGTAAAGGAATGAACCTGGCGTCGAACCTGTTCCATATCGGGATTCTGGGGATTTTCGTCGGCCACTTCTTCGGTATGCTGACGCCGCACTGGATGTATGAAGCGTGGTTGCCGATTGAAGTGAAACAAAAAATGGCGATGTTTGCTGGTGGTGCCAGCGGCGTGCTGTGTCTGATTGGTGGCGTGCTGTTGCTGAAGCGTCGTCTGTTCAGCCCACGCGTGCGTGCAACCACTACCGGAGCGGATATCCTGATCCTGTCGCTGCTCGTTATCCAGTGCGCGCTGGGCCTGTTGACCATTCCGTTCTCCGCCCAGCATATGGACGGTAGCGAGATGATGAAACTGGTTGGCTGGGCGCAGTCGGTAGTGACCTTCCACGGTGGTGCTTCTCAACACCTTGATGGTGTGGCGTTTATCTTCCGTCTGCACCTGGTGCTGGGGATGACGTTATTCCTGCTGTTCCCGTTCTCGCGTCTGGTGCACATCTGGAGCGTACCGGTGGAGTATCTGACACGTAAGTATCAGCTGGTGCGCGCTCGCCACTAA
- the narJ gene encoding nitrate reductase molybdenum cofactor assembly chaperone, giving the protein MIELVIVSRLLEYPDAALWQHQQEMFEAIAASENLSKEDAHALGIFLRDLTALDPLDAQAQYSELFDRGRATSLLLFEHVHGESRDRGQAMVDLLAQYEQHGLQLNSRELPDHLPLYLEYLAQLPQSEAVEGLKDIAPILALLSARLQQRESRYAVLFDLLLKLANTAIDSDKVAEKIADEARDDTPQALDAVWEEEQVKFFADKGCGDSAITAHQRRFAGAVAPQYLNITTGGQH; this is encoded by the coding sequence ATGATCGAACTCGTGATTGTATCGCGTCTCCTTGAATATCCGGATGCTGCCTTATGGCAGCATCAACAGGAGATGTTCGAGGCGATTGCCGCGTCGGAAAATTTGTCGAAAGAAGATGCCCATGCGCTGGGCATTTTCCTGCGCGATTTAACGGCGCTGGATCCGCTGGATGCCCAGGCGCAGTACAGCGAACTGTTCGACCGTGGTCGCGCCACGTCACTGTTGCTATTCGAACATGTTCACGGTGAATCCCGCGATCGTGGTCAGGCGATGGTGGATTTACTGGCGCAGTACGAGCAGCACGGCTTGCAGTTAAACAGCCGCGAATTGCCGGACCATCTGCCGCTGTATCTGGAATATCTGGCGCAGCTGCCGCAAAGCGAAGCCGTGGAAGGTTTGAAGGATATCGCGCCGATTCTGGCATTGCTGAGCGCGCGTCTGCAACAGCGTGAAAGCCGTTATGCCGTGCTGTTTGATCTGCTGCTGAAACTGGCGAATACCGCTATCGACAGTGACAAAGTGGCGGAAAAAATTGCCGATGAAGCGCGCGATGATACGCCGCAGGCGCTGGATGCCGTCTGGGAAGAAGAGCAGGTTAAGTTCTTTGCAGACAAAGGCTGCGGTGATTCAGCAATCACTGCTCATCAGCGTCGCTTTGCCGGTGCCGTCGCGCCGCAATATCTGAATATCACCACCGGAGGACAGCACTAA